Proteins found in one Opitutaceae bacterium genomic segment:
- the lgt gene encoding prolipoprotein diacylglyceryl transferase, whose amino-acid sequence MFTAAVTASGHWIHDLDPFLVRFTDSIGVRFYGVAYVLAFLGSAWLLKFYSRRGKSPLHGDKVWDLMVALIIGVLVGGRLGSFLLYHPEQLAVDPLALFRVWEGGMASHGGFIGVAVAMYWFARHEKLPFLTLADLVVSTVPLGLFLGRIANFVNGELWGNPSSVPWAVVFPLAGDEALPRHPSQLYEAALEGLVLLAYLQHRLWRNDVVARQPGRLSGEFLIGYAVVRAFCELFREPDASLIFGLSRGTFYSFFLVAAGAALIANSRSLRAKQ is encoded by the coding sequence ATGTTTACTGCCGCCGTCACTGCTTCGGGTCATTGGATTCACGACCTCGACCCGTTCCTTGTCCGGTTTACCGATTCCATCGGTGTTCGTTTTTATGGCGTGGCATACGTTCTCGCCTTTCTTGGCTCTGCGTGGCTGCTGAAGTTCTACTCTCGACGCGGGAAGTCTCCTTTGCATGGAGACAAGGTTTGGGACCTGATGGTCGCCCTGATCATCGGGGTGCTCGTGGGGGGGCGGCTTGGCTCCTTTCTCCTCTACCACCCGGAGCAACTCGCCGTTGATCCACTCGCGCTGTTTCGAGTCTGGGAAGGTGGAATGGCAAGCCACGGAGGCTTCATAGGCGTCGCTGTGGCCATGTACTGGTTTGCTCGCCACGAAAAGCTCCCGTTTCTCACGTTGGCCGACCTGGTGGTTTCCACAGTTCCGCTCGGTCTCTTCCTGGGTCGCATTGCAAACTTTGTTAACGGCGAGCTTTGGGGAAATCCTTCCTCGGTTCCCTGGGCGGTGGTCTTTCCCCTGGCGGGTGATGAGGCTCTCCCAAGGCACCCGTCGCAGTTGTATGAAGCGGCCTTGGAGGGGCTGGTCCTGCTCGCCTACTTGCAGCACCGACTCTGGAGGAATGATGTGGTCGCACGGCAGCCTGGACGGCTCAGTGGTGAGTTCCTAATTGGCTACGCCGTTGTGCGTGCCTTCTGCGAGCTCTTTCGAGAGCCGGATGCGTCACTTATCTTTGGTCTCAGTCGAGGCACCTTCTATTCGTTTTTCCTCGTTGCGGCGGGGGCGGCCCTGATCGCAAATTCACGCTCCCTGCGAGCGAAACAGTGA
- a CDS encoding NAD-dependent epimerase/dehydratase family protein: MRILITGVCGFVGSTLARELSKRGHRILGLDNFVRPGSETNRAELKGLGVQLFHGDIRNASDLETVPEFEYLVDAAANPSVLAGIDGKSSSRQVVEHNLGGTLNLLETCKARRAGFVLLSTSRVYSIPALASLPVVPAEGAFQLAREAALPVGLGPRGITEDFSTAAPISLYGATKLASEQLALEYGYTFGFPVFINRCGVLAGAGQFGRADQGIFAYWLNSYLRKRPLKYIGFGGQGHQVRDCLHPRDLAPLLDKQFQAGKAATPIINCSGGIGSARSLRQLSEWCAQRWGQFEIAADSTPRPFDLPWVVLDSSRALSAWGWAPTTSVEKILEEIAEHAEANPSWLDLSAPF, translated from the coding sequence ATGAGAATCCTAATAACCGGCGTTTGCGGCTTTGTGGGAAGCACCCTCGCACGCGAGCTCTCGAAGCGTGGCCACCGAATCCTCGGACTGGACAACTTTGTCCGACCAGGCAGTGAAACGAATCGGGCAGAACTCAAAGGCCTCGGTGTCCAGCTTTTCCATGGTGACATTCGCAATGCGAGCGACCTGGAAACAGTTCCGGAGTTCGAATATCTCGTCGACGCGGCCGCAAACCCGAGTGTGCTTGCAGGGATCGACGGAAAGTCCTCCTCGCGACAGGTCGTGGAGCACAACCTAGGCGGCACCCTTAATCTGCTCGAAACGTGCAAAGCCCGGCGCGCGGGATTTGTCCTCTTGAGCACAAGCCGAGTTTATTCGATTCCCGCATTGGCGTCCCTACCGGTCGTTCCGGCCGAGGGTGCCTTTCAGCTGGCGCGGGAGGCCGCTCTTCCAGTGGGATTGGGACCAAGAGGCATCACCGAGGATTTCTCCACAGCGGCGCCAATTTCACTCTATGGTGCCACCAAGCTCGCCTCGGAGCAACTGGCCTTGGAATATGGGTACACGTTTGGCTTTCCGGTTTTCATCAACCGCTGCGGCGTATTAGCCGGGGCCGGGCAGTTCGGGCGCGCCGACCAAGGCATCTTCGCCTATTGGCTCAACTCTTACCTGCGCAAGCGCCCTCTCAAATACATCGGTTTCGGCGGCCAGGGTCATCAAGTGCGCGACTGCCTGCATCCTCGGGATCTCGCTCCCCTGCTCGACAAACAGTTCCAGGCCGGGAAGGCCGCGACACCCATTATCAACTGTTCGGGAGGGATTGGCTCGGCACGATCCCTCCGACAGTTGAGCGAGTGGTGTGCGCAGCGGTGGGGACAATTCGAAATTGCAGCCGACTCCACCCCGCGCCCCTTCGATTTGCCTTGGGTGGTGCTTGATTCCTCCCGCGCTTTGTCGGCATGGGGCTGGGCACCGACTACGTCCGTTGAGAAGATCCTGGAAGAAATCGCTGAACACGCGGAGGCCAACCCGAGTTGGCTCGATCTTTCGGCGCCCTTTTGA
- a CDS encoding glycosyltransferase family 2 protein, producing the protein MRVDNTPLYPPGSLSLYSVVIPARDEEESLPQTVRDIFLVFSSAGIPHEIVVVDDGSRDRTWSVLNELKSEIPTLVPIQNPGPHGFGRAIIYGLDHSIGDAVVVMMADASDSPQDAVTYWRLLNDEGFECVFGSRFVKGGHVVDYPRLKLFINRLANLFIKAAFRIPLNDTTNAFKAYRRSVIDGCRPLLSPHFNLTVEIPLKAIVRGYRWTVTPISWQNRKHGVAKLKIKEMGSRYFFICAYVWLEKSFSRGDYRRPAPPRSVEEVTRVRNGR; encoded by the coding sequence ATGAGAGTCGACAACACGCCCCTGTATCCTCCGGGCTCCCTCAGCCTCTATTCGGTCGTCATTCCCGCCCGTGATGAAGAGGAGTCGCTTCCGCAGACCGTCCGTGACATCTTCTTGGTCTTCTCCTCTGCAGGCATTCCGCACGAAATCGTGGTCGTCGACGACGGCAGCCGTGACCGCACCTGGAGCGTGTTGAATGAGCTGAAATCGGAAATCCCCACCCTTGTTCCGATCCAGAATCCGGGCCCCCACGGATTCGGACGGGCGATCATCTATGGCCTGGACCATAGTATTGGAGATGCGGTGGTGGTAATGATGGCCGATGCCTCCGATTCACCTCAGGATGCAGTGACCTACTGGCGGCTTCTAAACGACGAGGGCTTCGAATGTGTGTTTGGAAGTCGGTTCGTCAAAGGGGGACATGTGGTCGATTACCCGCGGCTCAAGCTTTTCATTAACCGCCTCGCGAACCTGTTCATTAAAGCGGCCTTCCGTATCCCGCTTAATGACACCACCAACGCATTCAAGGCATACCGTCGCAGTGTGATTGATGGCTGCAGGCCACTGCTCTCCCCTCACTTCAACTTGACGGTTGAAATTCCGCTCAAGGCCATTGTGCGTGGCTACCGCTGGACAGTGACCCCGATCTCCTGGCAGAACCGGAAACACGGGGTGGCCAAGCTCAAGATCAAGGAAATGGGAAGCCGCTACTTCTTCATCTGCGCCTATGTCTGGTTGGAGAAGTCCTTCTCAAGAGGGGACTATCGCAGACCCGCTCCACCTCGATCCGTCGAGGAGGTCACTCGTGTCCGTAATGGTCGCTAA
- a CDS encoding sugar nucleotide-binding protein produces the protein MIYLLGGSGYVGQAYQALLRQKGLAFKAPRRSELDYTNPAVLASALKADRATFLINSAGYTGKPNVDACEIHKAECLFGNAVFPGHVSQACTEAGIPWGHVSSGCIFTGSRADGTGFTEADAPNFTFRQNNCSFYSGTKALGEEVLAGDRNCYIWRLRIPFDHIDNPRNYLTKLMRYDRLLEATNSISHLHEFVASTFACWEKRIPFGLYNVTNPGQVTTREVVALIEKSGVCPKKFSFFDSESEFMKLAAKTPRSNCTMTSAKLASYGIEMTEVHTCIEQCLKSWQKN, from the coding sequence ATGATCTATCTACTCGGTGGTTCTGGTTACGTTGGCCAAGCCTATCAAGCCCTTCTTCGCCAGAAGGGCCTTGCGTTCAAGGCGCCCCGGCGTTCGGAGCTCGACTACACGAACCCGGCTGTGCTCGCGTCGGCGTTGAAAGCCGACAGGGCAACGTTTCTGATCAATTCCGCCGGCTACACCGGAAAGCCAAACGTGGATGCCTGCGAGATTCACAAGGCGGAGTGCCTATTTGGAAACGCAGTGTTCCCGGGCCATGTATCCCAGGCATGCACGGAGGCCGGGATCCCCTGGGGTCACGTTTCGTCCGGGTGCATCTTCACAGGCAGTCGTGCGGATGGCACCGGTTTCACGGAAGCAGATGCGCCAAACTTCACTTTCCGCCAGAACAACTGCAGTTTCTATTCGGGCACCAAGGCATTGGGCGAGGAAGTGCTCGCAGGAGATCGAAACTGCTACATCTGGCGCCTCCGCATCCCGTTCGATCACATCGATAACCCGCGCAATTACCTCACGAAGCTGATGCGGTATGATCGCCTCTTGGAGGCGACCAATTCCATTTCCCATCTGCACGAGTTCGTGGCCTCCACCTTTGCCTGCTGGGAGAAACGCATCCCGTTTGGGCTGTATAACGTGACGAACCCCGGCCAAGTGACCACCCGCGAAGTGGTCGCATTGATCGAAAAGAGCGGCGTTTGTCCTAAAAAGTTCTCGTTCTTCGATAGCGAGTCGGAGTTCATGAAGCTTGCGGCCAAGACACCCCGCTCCAATTGCACAATGACGTCCGCGAAGCTCGCCTCATACGGGATTGAGATGACCGAGGTTCATACTTGCATCGAGCAGTGCCTCAAGTCCTGGCAGAAGAACTAA